The Engystomops pustulosus chromosome 4, aEngPut4.maternal, whole genome shotgun sequence genome contains a region encoding:
- the LOC140128686 gene encoding olfactory receptor 11L1-like, which translates to MNNLTAVNGFFLQGFQIHQNLRWFLFCLFLLIYCGTICGNLLILALVSTSRNLHTPMYFFISQLSANDVLLSTDIVPNMLHILLNNGGTITFAECITQLYLFVVSETFECLLLAVMSYDRYVAICNPLRYTSIMTSTYCVILFVLCWLFGFSIHLIYIIITIRLNFCGPNIIDHFFCDTVPLLRLACSDTSMVHLVIVVIGIPVVFIPTTIIVLSYTYIVLAVSRIPSTTGRQKAFSTCSSHLIVVSIFYWTMFSVYVVPMKGQTVTVSKILSLLYTVFTPLINPIIYSLRNVDIKKAVEEILHKRVIY; encoded by the coding sequence ATGAACAATCTGACTGCAGTCAATGGATTTTTCCTTCAAGGATTTCAGATTCACCAAAACTTAAGATGGTTTCTATTCTGTCTTTTTCTGTTGATTTACTGTGGGACAATATGTGGGAACCTACTGATCCTCGCCCTGGTGTCCACCAGCAggaacctccacactcccatgtacttcttcatctcacagCTTTCTGCCAATGACGTCTTACTATCCACAGATATTGTCCCCAATATGCTCCACATCCTACTGAATAATGGAGGGACCATCACATTTGCGGAGTGTATTACCCAACTTTATTTATTTGTTGTCTCAGAAACTTTTGAATGCCTCCTTCTGGctgtgatgtcctatgacagatatgtggccatctgtaaccccctccggTACACCTCTATCATGACCAGTACATACTGTGTGATATTGTTTGTTCTGTGTTGGTTGTTTGGATTCTCCATTCATTTAATTTACATCATAATAACAATAAGACTAAATTTCTGTGGCCCAAATATCATTGACCATTTCTTCTGTGACACAGTTCCCTTACTAAGACTTGCCTGTTCAGACACCTCCATGGTCCACTTGGTGATTGTTGTCATAGGCATTCCAGTAGTCTTCATTCCAACCACAATCATTGTATTGTCTTATACTTATATTGTTTTAGCTGTCTCTAGGATCCCCTCCACTACTGGAAGACAgaaggccttctccacctgtagctcccacctcattgtggtctccatattCTACTGGACAATGTTCAGTGTTTATGTTGTGCCAATGAAAGGTCAAACTGTGACTGTGAGTAAGATCCTGTCCCTTCTCTATACTGTGTTTACTCCTCTCATCAATCCCATCATCTACAGTTTGAGAAATGTAGATATTAAGAAAGCCGTAGAAGAGATACTTCATAAACGTGTGATCTACTAA